The DNA window tttttttaagtatttatttgTTGTCTGTTCTCCTTTAAGGTGAGAAACTCTTGAACATTGAGTTAGCACTCCCAAACTTCCTGCTAAACGTTAATTGCTCTCTCCTCATTAGTCATCAATGGAGTGCAAGCTACTAGATGTTGTTTTTGCTTCTATTTCAAGCCTCAAGACCCCGAGTTCTCTACCACCTCATTCGTATCTCGCCCATCATCAACCAAACACCCTCAAATTTCTCCAGTCAAAATCTGGAACTAATGGGCATCATCCTCTTCATGCCTCTTCATCTTTTCGCACAAGGTAACCAGCAAAATATAAATGCTTCATGTATACATATTTAACGTTGTAGATTACTTGTTATGGATGCTGGTAGTACAATGCCCTTCTGTTCTTAcagcaataaaaaatgatgccTGTTCAAAGTCAAAACATTGTTTCACATTGCTTTTACTTTTAAGTTAACTACTCGGAGAAGGATCTTCTAGAGGTTACAATCTATTCATGACTTAATTAGCTTCAAAGAGTTATGAGCGTCTCAAGAAAAAGCTTTGTCGTGCCTTAAAAAATCTGTTTGCGGACTGCTTGAGCATATCCTTATTGTGGACAACGGACATTGTAGCAAAGCAATGATATGTGATGGCCTAACATCTGAATAGATGCATGGGACCGCTGATACTCATTGGGATAGGCTTTGTGATTATGCTAGTTTGCTATTTCTTGACTTCCTTGGATGCTCAAGTATTGTGGGATTTTGCTAAATAATTGATTAGTTGCAGAGAAATCACATAAAATTGAGTTCAACATGACTAATTTGTTAGAAAGCCAAGAACGCTCCAGTTCTGGCATATGTGATTTTAAACTGTTGTCACTATTTCCTTGCCATGTAGATATGCTAAAGAAAGGGTGGACAGCAGCCAGACCTTGACTCTGGATGCGATAAGGAAGTCTTTAATTTTGCAAGAAGACAGTATAATTTTCAACCTTTTGCTCAGAGCGCAGTATGCTTACAATGCAAACACTTATAACGATGGTGCTTTATGTATCGGAAGTTTCCATGGGTCTTTTGTCAAGTTCATTGTAAAAGAAACCGAAAGGCTCCATGCTCAGGTATATTTTATAAGAGAAAATACTATAACAATCATGAATCCTCAGATTTTATATTATGTCTCTCCTTTTACATTAGGCGGGACGGTATACAAGTCCAGATGAGCACCCGTTCTTCCCAGAAAATTTACCTCACTCAATGCTGCTTCCGTCGCAGTATCCAAAGGTGAGAAATATTCTGTTGCTTAAATTATTTGCACTGATCCTTGTTGTGAGGTTGTAACCTTAGTTATAAGACGTGTCCTAGCGGGTTAACTAGTGACTTGTCAATTTGAGGCCTGGTCGGGGCTGGttccttgaaaaaaaacctGTTTTTACCAAAATAACATTGTTCCCAGCTCTttttcagcaaaaaaaaaaagttaaaggttTGTCAATCCCCGACACGCGATCCAAATCTCAGGCCAGGTTGACCTCCGGGTTAGGTCTTATAAGCCTAATTGATGCTGATGGTGAAGTTTTACAACTTCAGAGTTATTAGATTTATGTGCTTATGCTTACTAATGACTTGTGAGATTGAATAACCTTTTATTTAGTCTGTTGTGATAAGTTTTACCATCTATCTGCTAATTTATTGAACAACTCAACGTAGCCTTAGAACCAATATCTTTCGCTATATTTGTCATCATTGGCACTTTGGCATTCAAATTTGTAGAATGAAAGTTGGTTTGTTTGGCACAAATTCCCTCAATTTGGCCCCCCAGCTGATTTCACCATCATTTCCAAGTGGAATTAGGATCAGTTGTAAAACTTACAAGTTAAAACCCAGTAGGCATTTCAAAAGAAATGAGAAGTACAGATTAATTTGGCTGCCAAAGGTAAAATTTTGCTCTGAAACTGTTTTCTGCATAGTATTGAAATTATCCAATCATTAATTTAGTGTTGTAATAATATATGCACTTTCTTAACAGATTACCTGACACGGTAATGTATTATAATGCTTCATCTTGAACCTAGGATTATGCAGCTGGTATGAGAATTATAGCTTCAAAATTCTGATATGACTGATTGGCATTCACcgttttaaatttaatgttgatgCTTTATGCGTAAACCTGGATTATCCCTGGGATAGGCTTGATCGGCACATTTTATCCTTTCCTCGCAACTTTCTTTAATAGAATCTACTGTATCTCAAGTGACAATTGCCTGTGGCTTCTAGTTTTGTCTAGTTGAATTCAGTGAGTAGcaatttctttctaaaataaGATGCAGAGTTGCTTCTATGTCGACTGATTTGGGATGCCTACTGATGTGACATTAGGTTTTGCATCCTTGTGCTGACtcaattaatatcaacaaaaaggTATGGAATATGTATTTTACGGATCTTCTTCCAAAATTGGCCAAAGCTGGAGATGATGACAATTGTGGATCTGCTGCTGTTTGCGACACAGTTTGCTTGCAGGTGTGCTATTGGGAGTGATACTTTTACTTCATTACAGATAGCTCCTAATTGAATGGTACTATCATACTATTCAATGGTGTTAAGATGCTATCCACTGGATCTCTGTAAATGATCCCCTTCACTGCCACGAGTGTACCAAGCAGACCCTTATGAATGCTCGAGATATAACTgcactgtttctttttttttcttttttttttttacggagGAATTGAAAAAATCATTCATGAAAAGAGCAGGAAGTTTtggtttcccttttctttttggcgACCAAGCATTCAAAATCCCTCGTAGAATCCATAAGTCTGGATTCTTGCCTCTGAACCGAGGATTGGTACGACATGGTATAACGAACCTTGACCATGATTTGCTAAACTTCTCTGGCTGAGCCAAGCAACATGCAAGTGCACAATGGTGCTTTTCTGCTATGTGCCATGTGGATTTATACTCATCTATTTGTTAGTAGATAAACAACCGGGTGGTTTCTGCAAGATAGTATAGGTGTGAAATCTCATATTTGTTTCTACTATATATTGGACTCTTAATGCAGGCTCTGTCACGGAGAATTCATTATGGAAAATTTGTGGCCGAGGCTAAATTTCAGGAATCCACTGCTGAATACGAGGCTGCTATCAAAGTGCAGGTAAAGCTGCTTATATACTTGTGTCCTGATTTATTCCTCTGGATGCACCCTGTGATTCGTCGATATAAAGATGAACTTCTCACGTTATCATCCTGTCCTTATGCGTTGTGGTTATTGTAGGATCGGGATAGACTCATGGAGTTGTTGACGTATGAAACTGTGGAGGCAGCTGTTAAGAAGAGAGtagaaatgaaaacaagaaaatatggCCAAGAGGGAAGAATCAGCCAGCAGGAATACGCAGCCGATCCCATATATAAAGTAGAGCCACGTTTAGTTGCCCAACTTTACGAGGATTGGATTATGCCTCTGACAAAAGAAGTTGAGGTTGAATACTTGTTGAGAAGGCTTGACTAATCCGAGGCCATGCGGGTTCGTTGTTTCACGATATTGATATTTCTAGCATGTCCTCTTAATGTCAAGGTGCAACATGTATAGAACTTCTGGTAATGAAATAACTAATTGAAGTTCAAACAAGAATGGTTGTCCAGCATGACTACACAAATTTTACTTCAACAAGATATTCCAGTAATGTTTTGAATGGTTATGGAATCTGTAAAGGCCATCAAACTCTTTCATGACGACtcttgtgaaattttttttaacatgatattccAGTAATGTTATGAATGGTTTTGTACACATTTAATTGTACAAATGATGCTGATGTATGAACTGGGCAAGATTTGTGGCATGTTGTGCTTGGATATTCTTTATATTGGTTTTTGGTTTAGTTCTGTATGTGTTAAGATGTTTATTCCTTACAAACCTTTGTGATATTTTGTTCAAATAACGTGGCTTTTTGTGCTTTCTGTGACTCTTTGTTTCCTCTTCAAGACTCTGTTCTCTGCAATTCTCAATCCATGTTAGTTTCTTTGATTCATGGGCTTTGTCTGGGGGTAATCTAACTAGGGTGCTTCTTGGTTTCTTTGAAGTTTGGAATGTGTATCTTGTTGATTTCTATGTATATGTATGAGTGAGTCtcgtatttttctttttctctctttgttttttttcttttacattttctATAATTTGCTTAGGGTTTgcatgatttgttgtttttatgtaACGGTCTCAGATCGTAGTTCATTATCGCAGCAACCTCATAGAAGCAGAAACAGATGCATGCAACATCCACCATACCCTTTCTTTCTGAAAGGGAAGTTAAATAGCATTTAAGTCCACATTTCATTCTTGGCATCCGGAGCTAAGACACGTCTATAATAATGATGCCTTTGGTGAGCCACAACATACCATTTCTGATCATGGTTCATAATTGTGCTAAACAACATGCCATcctttattttgtttgcttttaaaGTTCCGAATAATGTCCCATGGTCTGGTCATGAatcataacataaataaattttgcagTTTCTCAATCATGAAATATTATCAAATCTGAGCATTCAAACTTTTACTTCACAGGAGATTCCAGTCATGTTCCGAGCAGTAATCAAATCTGTATACCAGCGCCATCAAACTCTCTGTTTGTGGTAGcatcaatttgaattttaaacctTATGAACCAGGCAAGAATATGTTTGAAATCCATTTGcatctaaaaagaaaac is part of the Populus alba chromosome 10, ASM523922v2, whole genome shotgun sequence genome and encodes:
- the LOC118042990 gene encoding chorismate mutase 1, chloroplastic isoform X2, with the protein product MECKLLDVVFASISSLKTPSSLPPHSYLAHHQPNTLKFLQSKSGTNGHHPLHASSSFRTRYAKERVDSSQTLTLDAIRKSLILQEDSIIFNLLLRAQYAYNANTYNDGALCIGSFHGSFVKFIVKETERLHAQAGRYTSPDEHPFFPENLPHSMLLPSQYPKVLHPCADSININKKALSRRIHYGKFVAEAKFQESTAEYEAAIKVQDRDRLMELLTYETVEAAVKKRVEMKTRKYGQEGRISQQEYAADPIYKVEPRLVAQLYEDWIMPLTKEVEVEYLLRRLD
- the LOC118042990 gene encoding chorismate mutase 1, chloroplastic isoform X1, whose product is MECKLLDVVFASISSLKTPSSLPPHSYLAHHQPNTLKFLQSKSGTNGHHPLHASSSFRTRYAKERVDSSQTLTLDAIRKSLILQEDSIIFNLLLRAQYAYNANTYNDGALCIGSFHGSFVKFIVKETERLHAQAGRYTSPDEHPFFPENLPHSMLLPSQYPKVLHPCADSININKKVWNMYFTDLLPKLAKAGDDDNCGSAAVCDTVCLQALSRRIHYGKFVAEAKFQESTAEYEAAIKVQDRDRLMELLTYETVEAAVKKRVEMKTRKYGQEGRISQQEYAADPIYKVEPRLVAQLYEDWIMPLTKEVEVEYLLRRLD
- the LOC118042990 gene encoding chorismate mutase 1, chloroplastic isoform X3, whose product is MECKLLDVVFASISSLKTPSSLPPHSYLAHHQPNTLKFLQSKSGTNGHHPLHASSSFRTRYAKERVDSSQTLTLDAIRKSLILQEDSIIFNLLLRAQYAYNANTYNDGALCIGSFHGSFVKFIVKETERLHAQAGRYTSPDEHPFFPENLPHSMLLPSQYPKALSRRIHYGKFVAEAKFQESTAEYEAAIKVQDRDRLMELLTYETVEAAVKKRVEMKTRKYGQEGRISQQEYAADPIYKVEPRLVAQLYEDWIMPLTKEVEVEYLLRRLD